GTAAGTCACCGGTCGGTGCGTGAGGGTACATATACTTACGAGCCAGAGTGCGACTTGTCCTCCACTGTGAAGAAGGTGATGGCCTGACCAGTCTTGCCAGCTCGGCCAGTTCGTCCAATACGGTGGACGTAATCTTCGATAGTCAAGGGGAACTAGAACTGTTAGAACCGCTGGCAGCCGTATAAAAAGAAAACGTACTGTAACATTGATAAccagcttgacctcgggGATATCCAGACCACGGGCCGCAACATCAGTAGCAACAAGAACAGGAGTCACGCCAGTCTTGAACGCCTCGAGACTCTTTGTCCGCTGCTCCTGTCGCAGATCGCCGTGAATGCCACAAACGCGAACTCCCTTGCGGCTCAGGAAGTTCTCCACACGGgtggcctccttcttgtacAGACAGAACACCAGGATGCGGTCGTTCTTCTGCTTGCCCTGCTGGTgctccttgaggagctgcagcagcCGGAACTCCTTCTCCCTGggctcaagaacctcgacggTTTGTGAGATTCGTGAGTTGGCTTGCAACTCGACAGCGCCGCCCGCTGTCTCCTTGCCGCTGGATCCAATGGTGATCTTGACGGGGCTGACCATAAAAGATGAAGCAAGGGACTGCACAGACTGGGGCCATGTCGCAGTGAACATGAGAGTCTGACGCTGCTCACGAGGGGGGCAGCTACCCAGAATCTGCTTAATGTCCTCCTCGAAACCCTTGTCAAGCATACGGTCAGCCTCATCGAGGACGACAAAGGCGGCTTGGCTAAGATCCACGGTGTCATCAGACATAAAGTCCTTGAGACGTCCAGGAGTAGCAACAATGATGTCAGCACCACGGCGAAGCTGCGCACGCTGGTCATCCTTGGAAGCGCCTCCAAAGAGACACACGCACTTGAGACCGTTCAGAGCAGCGACCTGAGCCATCTGGGTATGGGTCTGCATAGCAAGCTCTCGCGTGGGCGAGACAACAACCGCCTTGGTGCTCTTTCCGCTAATTGCCGAAACAGCCTCAACACAAGGCAGCGCAAAGGCCATCGTCTTGCCGGAACCCGTCTCAGCGACTCCTATCACGTCACGGGCAGACAGGGTGAAGGGCCATGAGGCGGCCTGAATGGGGGTGGGGGCCTTATAATTGGCGAAAGGCGaaggcttcttctcgaggaggttCGTGGCGGGGAGGTGGTGGAACTCCAGGACAGGTCGGAGGGAGACAGTTTCGGACTTGGGGTCGGTGATGACGATCTGGTTGGTGGAGAGGAAGTTGTCAATGTCGGCTTGGGGAACGCTGGAGAGGCTGATAGTCTGGGAGTAGGCGCCATTGACGGGGGCGTCGCCATTCGAAACAGAAGAAGActtggacttcttcttgtccttcttagacttcttctccttgggcgCCTCCTCAGAGACATCGCCATTCTGCTCAGCAGactcctcggcctcagcctcagcagccttgagcttcttctccttcttcttctccttcttggccttcttgcgctccttctcagcagcgCGCTCAGCCTCAGAGTCGTCAACCTTCTCAGCGCTAGACTCGGcggtctcctcggccttgcgcttcttctccctcttcttctccttgcgttccttcttctccttcttcaagcgggccttctcgtcggcgtcggcga
This Fusarium keratoplasticum isolate Fu6.1 chromosome 6, whole genome shotgun sequence DNA region includes the following protein-coding sequences:
- a CDS encoding ATP-dependent RNA helicase DBP3, coding for MAATKHLLAESEENGVDRPSKKTKIADADEKARLKKEKKERKEKKREKKRKAEETAESSAEKVDDSEAERAAEKERKKAKKEKKKEKKLKAAEAEAEESAEQNGDVSEEAPKEKKSKKDKKKSKSSSVSNGDAPVNGAYSQTISLSSVPQADIDNFLSTNQIVITDPKSETVSLRPVLEFHHLPATNLLEKKPSPFANYKAPTPIQAASWPFTLSARDVIGVAETGSGKTMAFALPCVEAVSAISGKSTKAVVVSPTRELAMQTHTQMAQVAALNGLKCVCLFGGASKDDQRAQLRRGADIIVATPGRLKDFMSDDTVDLSQAAFVVLDEADRMLDKGFEEDIKQILGSCPPREQRQTLMFTATWPQSVQSLASSFMVSPVKITIGSSGKETAGGAVELQANSRISQTVEVLEPREKEFRLLQLLKEHQQGKQKNDRILVFCLYKKEATRVENFLSRKGVRVCGIHGDLRQEQRTKSLEAFKTGVTPVLVATDVAARGLDIPEVKLVINVTFPLTIEDYVHRIGRTGRAGKTGQAITFFTVEDKSHSGSLVNILRGANQPVPEDLLKFGTTVKKKAHDMYGAFFKDVDMNQKATKITFD